A genome region from Triticum aestivum cultivar Chinese Spring chromosome 2B, IWGSC CS RefSeq v2.1, whole genome shotgun sequence includes the following:
- the LOC123040207 gene encoding uncharacterized protein gives MALRSLVRKMPALGLRPPPTANLMGPVRALSPAAGSRLMSHGAPAIDRLCAEIYSEDEMARVREEINRLRAETDQNRIELKKQDAEGLKMIEMTQQVMDAAEASYNEAARHNTEAIKSIMEDFRKIDKACDVVLISCPLLIILMAMAM, from the exons ATGGCGCTGCGCTCTCTTGTTAGAAAGATGCCGGCCCTGGGTCTCAGGCCGCCGCCGACGGCCAACCTTATGGGTCCCGTCCGGGCGCTGTCGCCGGCGGCGGGTTCTCGGCTCATGTCCCATGGGGCTCCG GCAATCGATCGCTTGTGCGCGGAGATCTATTCTGAAGACGAGATGGCTAGGGTTCGGGAGGAAATAAATCGCCTGCGCGCGGAGACTGACCAGAACCGCATAGAGTTAAAAAAGCAGGACGCTGAGGGGTTGAAGATGATTGAGATGACCCAACAAGTCATGGACGCAGCTGAAGCTTCTTATAATGAAGCCGCCAG GCATAATACTGAAGCCATTAAAAGCATAATGGAAGATTTTCGGAAAATAGACAAGGCATGTGACGTTGTTCTCATTAGCTGTCCGCTGCTGATTATCCTTATGGCCATGGCTATGTAG